A single Iodidimonas sp. SYSU 1G8 DNA region contains:
- a CDS encoding histidine phosphatase family protein has product MKRLLLLRHGKSDWNNPDQPDIERPLNSRGQRAAALMGAYMRQRAMTPDLILSSSAVRTRETAQRVLAALEAEVPLEFVPALYLAEPKTIIDTVCAAPDTVGTLLLVGHNPGMQLAALKLSGRNSSGRRGDIEDKFPTAALAVIEFDAATWSGARDGDLVAFEVPKALV; this is encoded by the coding sequence ATGAAGCGTTTGCTGCTGTTGCGCCATGGCAAGTCCGACTGGAACAATCCGGATCAGCCCGACATCGAACGGCCCCTCAATTCGCGGGGACAGCGCGCGGCGGCGCTGATGGGCGCCTATATGCGCCAGCGCGCCATGACGCCCGATCTGATCCTGTCCTCCTCCGCCGTGCGGACGCGGGAGACGGCGCAGCGCGTGCTTGCGGCGCTGGAGGCCGAGGTGCCGCTGGAGTTCGTGCCGGCGCTGTATCTTGCCGAGCCCAAGACCATCATCGATACCGTGTGCGCCGCGCCCGACACGGTCGGCACCCTGCTGCTGGTCGGCCACAATCCCGGCATGCAGCTGGCGGCGCTCAAGCTGTCGGGCCGGAACAGTTCGGGCCGGCGCGGCGATATCGAGGACAAGTTCCCCACCGCGGCGCTGGCGGTGATCGAGTTCGACGCGGCGACCTGGAGCGGGGCCAGGGACGGCGATCTGGTCGCGTTTGAAGTTCCCAAGGCGCTGGTCTGA
- a CDS encoding tellurite resistance TerB family protein — translation MSDPVLTPHSAMVYLMVMVAAADARMSDAEIAAMSHSVADLPVFRGYDRAKLLTAVQACADILEDREGLDTVLALVCDALPETLRDTGYAIACTVAISDGKVGQKELRLLEMIREALGIDRLAAAGIERGVAALHRSVPA, via the coding sequence GTGAGCGATCCGGTTCTGACGCCGCATTCGGCGATGGTGTATCTGATGGTCATGGTCGCGGCGGCGGATGCCCGCATGAGCGACGCCGAGATCGCCGCCATGTCTCATTCCGTGGCGGATCTGCCGGTGTTCCGGGGCTATGACCGCGCCAAGCTGCTGACCGCCGTTCAGGCGTGCGCCGACATTCTGGAGGACCGCGAGGGTCTCGATACCGTCCTTGCGCTCGTCTGCGACGCACTGCCGGAGACGCTGCGCGACACCGGTTACGCCATCGCCTGCACGGTGGCGATCAGTGACGGTAAGGTGGGGCAGAAGGAACTCCGGCTGCTGGAGATGATCCGGGAAGCCCTGGGCATCGACCGCCTCGCCGCCGCCGGCATCGAACGCGGTGTCGCGGCCCTGCACCGGAGCGTGCCGGCCTGA